In a genomic window of Sporosarcina trichiuri:
- the brnQ gene encoding branched-chain amino acid transport system II carrier protein, whose amino-acid sequence MDRKLPLSSLIVIGTMLFALFFGAGNLIFPAQLGQEAGTSFWPAVIGFLITGVGLPLLGILAIGFSGSANLQELASRIHPVYAVIFTSALYLTIGPFFAAPRTGAVAFDIGVVPFLGRSDPFVPRLLFTAVFFGLTIWLSLNPQKIADRVGKFLSPAIIVLLLFLLAAALWKPMGSFQQPGEAYASGAFGTGFTEGYNTMDALASLVFGIIVITVVRSMGVKSKKGFMGATMKTGFVAASCLGVLYLGIAFLGASSVSSLGVLETGGAVLTEVAVHYFGQAGLVLLAVVILLACLTTSIGLMTACGEYFHTLIPRMSYKTIVTVFTTFCFVISNIGLANIITYSVPVLMFLYPLAITLMLLTFVSPLFGHARIVYVAVTAVAMLVSIVDGLAALADTLPGGRLESITAPVVRFYSDVLPFYNDGLGWLVPSIAAIVIFGVIAKAAGGTSGHTNNEKTNTAS is encoded by the coding sequence ATGGATCGTAAATTACCGCTGTCATCGCTTATTGTCATTGGAACCATGCTGTTCGCATTATTTTTCGGAGCAGGGAACCTGATTTTCCCTGCTCAGCTTGGCCAGGAGGCGGGCACCAGCTTCTGGCCCGCAGTCATCGGCTTTCTGATCACCGGTGTAGGACTTCCGCTGCTCGGGATCCTGGCGATCGGATTTTCAGGAAGCGCCAATCTGCAGGAGCTGGCAAGCCGCATCCATCCTGTCTATGCGGTCATCTTCACTTCAGCGCTGTACCTGACGATCGGTCCGTTCTTTGCGGCCCCCCGGACGGGCGCAGTAGCTTTCGATATAGGGGTTGTGCCATTTTTAGGCAGGTCGGATCCGTTCGTCCCAAGACTGCTGTTCACCGCCGTTTTCTTCGGTCTGACAATCTGGCTGTCTCTGAATCCGCAGAAGATCGCCGATCGAGTCGGCAAGTTCCTCTCACCGGCGATCATCGTCCTGCTGCTCTTCCTGCTGGCGGCTGCCTTGTGGAAGCCGATGGGCTCGTTCCAGCAGCCGGGTGAAGCGTATGCTTCCGGTGCGTTCGGCACCGGATTCACGGAAGGGTATAATACGATGGACGCGCTCGCTTCACTCGTGTTCGGGATCATTGTCATCACAGTTGTCCGTTCCATGGGTGTTAAGTCGAAAAAGGGGTTCATGGGTGCCACTATGAAAACCGGATTCGTGGCAGCTTCATGTCTCGGAGTCCTCTATTTGGGCATCGCATTCCTCGGAGCCAGCAGTGTCTCATCACTCGGCGTACTTGAGACAGGAGGGGCTGTGCTCACCGAAGTGGCTGTTCACTATTTCGGACAGGCCGGCCTCGTACTCCTGGCTGTTGTCATCCTGCTCGCGTGCCTGACGACAAGTATCGGTCTTATGACGGCTTGCGGCGAGTATTTCCATACGCTTATTCCGCGGATGTCCTACAAAACGATCGTTACAGTGTTCACAACGTTCTGCTTTGTGATCTCGAATATCGGGCTGGCCAATATCATCACCTACTCCGTACCGGTGCTGATGTTCTTGTATCCGCTCGCGATAACACTGATGCTGCTGACGTTTGTATCCCCGCTGTTCGGGCATGCAAGGATCGTATACGTGGCAGTAACGGCTGTTGCCATGCTGGTCAGTATCGTGGACGGTCTGGCAGCACTCGCGGACACTTTGCCGGGTGGCCGTCTCGAGTCCATCACTGCCCCCGTTGTCCGCTTCTACAGCGATGTCCTGCCGTTTTACAATGACGGTCTCGGCTGGCTCGTCCCTTCCATCGCAGCCATCGTCATTTTTGGTGTCATCGCCAAAGCGGCAGGCGGGACATCCGGTCATACAAATAATGAGAAGACGAATACCGCAAGCTGA
- a CDS encoding GntR family transcriptional regulator, with the protein MPIPQDHKKPARQTAKESAFNQLQQWIIDGTLKSGEKLVDSELAQALGVSRTPIRESLQLLEVQGFVKMYPGKATQVTDVEKDSITELLPPLAALQALAAELAAPVISDQMIQDLKRLNSEFAESVRNEDYFNALKIDESFHQLIVDAAANSYISSITESLQAHVRRLFFHNSIILTEKSIEEHETIISMLENKQAEQASAYMRGNWLRAINEFKSLKV; encoded by the coding sequence ATGCCAATACCACAAGACCATAAAAAGCCTGCAAGACAGACGGCAAAAGAAAGCGCCTTCAATCAGCTGCAGCAATGGATCATCGACGGCACGCTGAAATCTGGGGAAAAGCTCGTCGATAGTGAACTCGCCCAAGCACTCGGCGTCAGCCGCACGCCGATCCGTGAATCGCTGCAGCTGCTGGAAGTGCAGGGATTCGTCAAAATGTATCCGGGAAAGGCGACCCAAGTGACGGACGTCGAAAAGGACTCCATCACCGAGCTGCTGCCGCCGCTGGCCGCCCTTCAGGCACTTGCCGCGGAGCTCGCAGCCCCGGTCATATCGGATCAAATGATCCAAGACCTCAAACGTCTGAACAGCGAATTCGCTGAATCCGTCCGCAACGAGGATTATTTCAACGCACTGAAAATCGATGAATCATTCCACCAGCTTATCGTCGATGCAGCAGCGAATTCGTATATCTCATCGATCACAGAATCGCTGCAGGCCCATGTCCGCAGACTGTTTTTCCATAATTCGATCATCCTTACGGAAAAGTCGATCGAAGAGCATGAGACAATCATCTCCATGCTGGAGAATAAACAAGCCGAGCAGGCTTCCGCCTATATGCGCGGAAACTGGCTGCGGGCGATCAACGAATTCAAATCTTTGAAAGTCTAG
- a CDS encoding 3D domain-containing protein → MKKLIFTFILATALLVSGSHESSAAASSYKVKKGDTLYKISRTYNVSVGNIMKWNGLKSTVIYPNQNLRVVSGGTASAAKAPAKKPAKTPSRSNDDTVTKEFIANASAYTASCRGCSGITKTGLNLKKNPSLKVIAVDPNVIPLGSKVYVEGYGYAVAGDIGGAIKGNRIDVFVPTHSQAIQWGRKNVRVKVLN, encoded by the coding sequence TTGAAGAAACTTATTTTCACATTCATCTTAGCTACGGCACTATTAGTCAGCGGATCACATGAAAGTTCGGCGGCAGCGTCGTCCTACAAGGTAAAAAAGGGAGATACCCTATACAAAATTTCACGGACGTATAACGTTTCAGTAGGCAATATCATGAAATGGAACGGTCTCAAATCGACTGTTATCTATCCGAATCAGAATTTACGGGTCGTAAGCGGCGGTACTGCGTCAGCAGCGAAAGCACCTGCTAAGAAACCTGCGAAAACACCGTCACGTTCAAATGATGATACAGTGACAAAAGAATTCATCGCCAATGCATCAGCCTATACGGCTTCTTGCCGCGGATGCTCTGGCATCACGAAAACAGGCTTGAATCTTAAGAAAAATCCTTCACTTAAAGTGATTGCAGTCGATCCGAACGTCATCCCGCTCGGTTCGAAAGTATATGTGGAAGGCTATGGATATGCAGTCGCCGGCGACATCGGCGGCGCTATCAAAGGCAACCGTATCGATGTCTTTGTACCGACACACAGCCAGGCGATCCAGTGGGGACGCAAGAATGTACGGGTGAAGGTACTGAACTGA
- a CDS encoding SDR family NAD(P)-dependent oxidoreductase, producing MELYIVTGASKGIGAACMEVLQQQGKTAIGIARSNPGGHEHFEEIDLTERSQRQGAIERLLSPYLHEAESFTLINNAGTVEPVGKVGALSADGIRQAIELNLSAPIELCNEFIEVLARTDAKKRIVNISSGAGRSAMEGWGVYCTTKAGLDRFSEVVRLEQKRAEFPAGIVSIAPGIIDTDMQKTIRSSEQEGFPLLGKFIDYKESGQLSSPEDTAERLLNWITRSDLTETEVISRLN from the coding sequence ATGGAACTCTACATCGTTACAGGCGCATCGAAAGGGATTGGTGCAGCCTGTATGGAAGTATTACAGCAACAGGGGAAGACCGCAATCGGCATCGCCCGCAGCAACCCGGGCGGTCATGAGCATTTTGAAGAAATCGATCTGACAGAACGCAGCCAGCGGCAGGGTGCCATTGAACGGCTCCTGTCGCCTTACTTGCATGAGGCCGAATCATTCACACTCATCAACAATGCGGGAACAGTGGAGCCGGTTGGAAAGGTGGGCGCCCTCTCAGCTGATGGTATCCGCCAGGCGATCGAGCTGAACCTGTCTGCACCGATCGAACTGTGCAATGAGTTCATCGAAGTGCTGGCACGCACAGATGCAAAGAAGCGGATTGTCAATATTTCATCCGGAGCGGGCCGCAGTGCAATGGAAGGATGGGGAGTCTACTGTACAACGAAGGCGGGACTCGACCGGTTTTCCGAGGTCGTCCGCCTGGAACAGAAGCGCGCGGAATTCCCGGCAGGCATCGTATCCATTGCGCCGGGCATCATTGACACGGACATGCAGAAGACGATCCGGTCCAGTGAACAGGAAGGGTTCCCGCTGCTCGGAAAATTCATCGACTACAAAGAGTCCGGCCAGCTGAGCAGTCCCGAAGACACGGCAGAACGTCTTCTGAACTGGATTACCCGTTCCGATCTGACAGAGACGGAAGTCATCAGCCGCTTGAATTGA
- a CDS encoding class I SAM-dependent methyltransferase produces the protein MKTPRFRTERVLSYAKTALRGVLQEGDTAVDATMGTGQDTEFLAETVGSSGTVFAFDVQPAAVDTTRERLGVLTDRTRLILDSHANMAQYVTAGVSAVMFNLGFLPNGEDRSIITAAESTVPAIRTALRLLKPGGMVSVAVYDGHPGGAAERDAVLELVQALDSKEFQVIRYETVNTRQRPPFLLLIEKSAR, from the coding sequence GTGAAGACTCCTCGTTTCCGGACAGAACGGGTGCTGTCCTATGCAAAAACAGCGCTGAGAGGTGTCCTTCAGGAAGGTGACACCGCTGTCGACGCCACAATGGGTACTGGCCAGGATACCGAGTTCCTGGCAGAAACGGTCGGGAGTTCAGGTACCGTATTTGCATTCGATGTCCAGCCCGCTGCTGTCGATACGACCAGGGAACGGCTCGGCGTTCTCACAGATCGTACCCGGCTGATCCTCGACAGTCACGCAAATATGGCTCAGTACGTGACGGCGGGTGTATCAGCTGTCATGTTCAACCTCGGCTTCCTCCCGAATGGTGAGGACCGCTCCATCATCACAGCAGCGGAATCGACCGTCCCTGCGATCCGCACTGCACTCCGCCTGCTGAAACCAGGCGGCATGGTATCGGTCGCTGTCTACGACGGACATCCCGGCGGCGCGGCGGAACGGGATGCAGTCCTGGAACTGGTACAAGCACTGGATTCGAAAGAATTCCAGGTGATCCGGTATGAGACCGTCAACACCCGGCAGCGGCCCCCGTTTCTTCTGCTGATAGAAAAATCCGCACGCTGA
- a CDS encoding TIGR01212 family radical SAM protein (This family includes YhcC from E. coli K-12, an uncharacterized radical SAM protein.) — protein sequence MENNNYPFPSDGMRYHTWSRHLKDRFGFKVFKVALDAGFDCPNRDGTVAYGGCTFCSAAGSGDFAGDRVDPIDVQFAEIRDRMHKKWKNGKYMAYFQAYTNTHAPLDKLKEKFEAALAQEGVVALSIATRPDCLPDDVVEYLAELNERTYLWVELGLQTVHEKTAKLINRAHDFTLYKEGVQKLRDRNIRVCTHIINGLPGEDLDMMKETAREVANLDVQGIKIHLLHLLKGTPMVKQYEKGLLDFLDQETYVSLVVDQLEMLPPEMIVHRITGDGPIDLLIGPMWSVTKWDVLNDITQELERRDSWQGKYYMKEPIVQ from the coding sequence ATGGAAAACAACAACTATCCGTTCCCATCGGACGGAATGCGCTATCATACATGGTCACGGCATCTGAAAGACCGGTTCGGCTTCAAAGTGTTCAAAGTTGCGCTCGACGCAGGATTCGACTGCCCGAACCGGGACGGCACCGTCGCCTATGGCGGCTGTACGTTCTGCAGTGCTGCAGGCTCCGGGGATTTCGCCGGCGACCGGGTCGATCCGATCGATGTCCAATTCGCTGAGATCCGCGACCGCATGCATAAGAAATGGAAGAATGGAAAATACATGGCCTACTTCCAGGCGTATACGAATACGCATGCGCCTCTCGACAAACTGAAAGAGAAATTCGAGGCGGCTCTCGCCCAGGAAGGGGTCGTCGCCCTGTCCATCGCAACGCGCCCGGACTGTCTGCCGGATGACGTTGTCGAGTACTTGGCGGAACTGAACGAACGCACCTACCTGTGGGTGGAGCTGGGACTGCAGACGGTGCATGAAAAGACGGCGAAGCTCATCAATCGCGCGCACGATTTCACGCTTTATAAGGAAGGTGTCCAGAAGCTCCGTGACCGCAACATCCGGGTCTGCACCCATATCATCAACGGCCTGCCGGGCGAAGATCTGGACATGATGAAAGAGACGGCACGGGAAGTTGCAAATCTCGATGTGCAGGGCATCAAAATCCATCTGCTGCACCTCCTGAAAGGGACGCCGATGGTGAAACAGTACGAGAAGGGGCTTCTTGACTTCCTCGATCAGGAGACGTATGTAAGCCTCGTCGTCGACCAGCTCGAGATGCTGCCGCCTGAGATGATCGTCCACCGGATCACCGGGGACGGACCGATCGATCTTCTGATCGGCCCGATGTGGAGCGTGACGAAATGGGATGTCCTGAATGACATTACGCAAGAGCTGGAGCGCCGGGACAGCTGGCAGGGGAAGTATTACATGAAAGAGCCGATTGTACAGTGA
- a CDS encoding MDR family MFS transporter has protein sequence MPKKVWLLIIGMFVNVIGNSFLWPLNTIYMHDYLGKSLSVAGLVLMANAGAGVVGNLLGGFFFDKIGGYKSMMMGILISSGALAVLVVNHSWGPYVVLLTVLGFSGGIIFPSFYAMVGTVWPEGGRRSFNSIYLSQNVGVAIGPALAGLVASVNINYIFAANLLFYIIFFFIAFFFYKKMSIAPEVHTSILKENTGIKKKVPFIALLIVMIGYLLTQLVYSQWSTTISTHATSVGVTLTQYSLIWTINGLLIVLGQPLIKPLIKRIENRVKLQILLGLGIMLISFIVVSFANVFNVFVIAMIILTFGEMIAWPAFPALADQLAPRGKEGFYQGIVNSAGTIGKMIGPMAGGILADIYGVQIALWVLTGLMSLSVFPTLFYDIQLKRTDYKPKSY, from the coding sequence TTGCCTAAAAAAGTTTGGCTCCTGATCATCGGGATGTTCGTGAATGTTATCGGCAACTCATTTCTGTGGCCGCTGAATACAATATATATGCATGATTATTTAGGGAAGTCCTTGTCCGTTGCGGGTCTTGTGCTGATGGCGAACGCTGGGGCGGGTGTCGTTGGCAACTTGCTTGGCGGATTTTTCTTTGATAAGATCGGCGGCTACAAATCGATGATGATGGGGATCCTCATTTCATCTGGTGCGCTGGCTGTTCTCGTTGTCAATCACTCGTGGGGGCCCTACGTTGTCCTGCTGACAGTGCTCGGTTTCAGCGGAGGCATCATTTTCCCGAGTTTCTACGCGATGGTCGGCACGGTCTGGCCGGAAGGCGGGCGCCGGTCGTTCAACTCGATCTATCTGTCACAGAACGTCGGTGTTGCAATCGGACCGGCACTCGCAGGTCTCGTGGCTTCCGTCAACATCAATTACATCTTCGCGGCGAACTTGCTGTTCTATATCATTTTCTTCTTCATCGCCTTCTTCTTCTATAAGAAGATGAGTATCGCACCTGAAGTGCATACATCGATCTTGAAAGAGAACACGGGCATCAAGAAGAAGGTGCCGTTCATCGCGCTGCTTATCGTCATGATCGGCTATCTGCTGACGCAGCTCGTCTATTCGCAATGGTCGACGACGATCTCCACCCATGCCACGTCCGTAGGTGTCACGCTGACACAATACAGTCTGATCTGGACGATCAACGGATTGCTCATCGTCCTGGGACAACCGCTCATCAAGCCGCTCATCAAGCGGATCGAGAACCGGGTGAAGCTGCAGATCCTCCTCGGACTCGGCATCATGCTCATCTCATTCATCGTTGTCAGTTTCGCCAATGTCTTCAACGTATTCGTCATTGCGATGATCATTCTGACATTCGGGGAGATGATCGCCTGGCCGGCATTTCCGGCACTGGCCGATCAGCTGGCGCCCCGCGGGAAGGAAGGGTTCTATCAGGGTATCGTGAACTCGGCCGGAACAATTGGCAAGATGATCGGACCGATGGCAGGGGGGATCCTCGCCGACATCTATGGCGTCCAGATCGCCCTGTGGGTGCTGACAGGTCTCATGAGTCTGTCCGTCTTCCCGACTCTGTTTTACGACATCCAGCTGAAACGCACGGACTACAAGCCGAAAAGCTATTAA
- a CDS encoding CoA transferase subunit A, which produces MKTIYSSAREAVEPIQDGMTLMVGGFGLVGIPEQLILALVEKGVKDLTIISNNCGIDDWGLGLLLKEKQIKKMIASYVGENKEFERQALSGELEVELTPQGTLAEKIRAGGAGIPAFFTPAGVGTEIAEGKEIREFNGKEYVLEESLTADFSLVRALKADTFGNLIYNKTAMNFNPMMAAAGRVTIAEAEEITEAGSLDPACIHTPSIYVQGLLQADQEKRIERLTTR; this is translated from the coding sequence ATGAAAACAATCTATTCATCCGCACGCGAAGCGGTGGAGCCGATTCAGGATGGCATGACGCTGATGGTAGGCGGTTTCGGCCTTGTCGGGATCCCCGAGCAGCTGATTCTGGCACTGGTCGAGAAGGGCGTCAAGGACTTGACGATCATTTCCAACAACTGCGGTATCGATGACTGGGGTCTCGGCTTGCTGCTGAAAGAGAAGCAGATCAAGAAGATGATCGCTTCGTATGTAGGGGAGAACAAGGAATTCGAACGGCAGGCGCTGTCCGGTGAGCTGGAAGTCGAGCTTACGCCGCAGGGGACACTCGCTGAAAAGATCCGGGCAGGCGGGGCCGGGATCCCTGCATTCTTCACCCCGGCCGGCGTGGGGACGGAAATTGCGGAAGGCAAGGAAATCCGTGAATTCAATGGCAAGGAATATGTCCTCGAAGAATCGCTGACAGCGGACTTTTCATTGGTGCGCGCCTTGAAAGCGGATACATTCGGCAACCTCATCTACAATAAGACGGCGATGAACTTCAATCCGATGATGGCGGCTGCAGGCCGGGTCACCATCGCGGAAGCGGAAGAGATCACGGAAGCCGGAAGCCTGGACCCGGCCTGCATCCATACACCGAGCATCTATGTACAGGGACTGCTGCAGGCAGACCAGGAGAAACGGATCGAACGCCTGACGACACGATAA
- a CDS encoding 3-oxoacid CoA-transferase subunit B — protein sequence MATANSRELIARRAEKEIADGDYVNLGIGMPTLVANYISPDKTVVLQSENGLLGIGPYPKESEVDPDLINAGKETVTASTGAAYFDSAESFAMIRGGHIDVAILGGMEVSEKGDLANWMIPGKVIKGMGGAMDLVHGAKKIIVIMDHVSKKGEPKIKKTCDLPLTGKQVVDKIITERGLIEVTPDGLVLKEVFEGYTVQDILDATEAELTIDVKE from the coding sequence ATGGCAACAGCAAATTCACGGGAACTGATCGCTCGGCGGGCGGAAAAGGAGATTGCGGACGGAGATTATGTAAATCTCGGTATCGGCATGCCGACGCTCGTCGCAAATTATATTTCACCGGACAAGACGGTCGTCCTCCAGTCGGAAAACGGACTTCTCGGCATCGGGCCATACCCGAAGGAATCGGAAGTTGACCCGGATCTCATCAATGCCGGCAAGGAAACCGTGACCGCAAGTACGGGTGCTGCGTATTTCGACAGCGCTGAATCGTTCGCGATGATCCGCGGCGGGCATATCGACGTCGCCATCCTAGGCGGAATGGAAGTGTCGGAAAAAGGGGATCTCGCAAACTGGATGATCCCCGGCAAAGTGATCAAAGGGATGGGCGGTGCAATGGACCTCGTGCACGGCGCAAAGAAGATCATCGTCATCATGGACCACGTCTCGAAAAAAGGCGAACCGAAGATCAAAAAGACGTGCGACCTCCCGTTGACAGGCAAGCAGGTCGTCGATAAGATCATCACAGAGCGCGGACTGATCGAAGTGACGCCGGACGGACTTGTACTGAAAGAAGTGTTCGAGGGGTATACTGTCCAGGACATACTGGATGCAACTGAAGCGGAACTGACGATCGATGTAAAAGAGTGA
- the leuS gene encoding leucine--tRNA ligase, whose product MSYNHQEIEKKWQHYWDEHETFKMTDDPSKPKFYALDMFPYPSGAGLHVGHPLGYIATDILSQFKRKQGYNVLHPMGWDAFGLPAEQYALDTGNDPAEFTAKNIATFKRQMNELGFSYDWSREINTTDPQYYKWTQWIFIQLYKRGLAYIDEVAVNWCPALGTVLANEEVIDGKSERGGHPVERRPMRQWVLRITEYADRLLEDLDDLDWPDSLKDMQRNWIGRSEGAQVTFDIEGSDQSFDVFTTRPDTIFGATYAVLAPEHKLVEKITSDSQKEAVQAYLDKVKLKSDLERTDLAKEKTGVFTGAYAVNPASGEKMPIWIADYVLVSYGTGAIMAVPAHDERDYEFAQEFNLPIREVVAGGDVSNEAYTGDGDHVNSGFLDGLGKDEAITKSIEWLEGAGKGEKKVTYRLRDWLFSRQRYWGEPIPVIHWEDGTMTTVDESELPLELPKTTNIRPSGTGESPLANIDEWVNVVDPETGMKGRRETNTMPQWAGSCWYYLRYIDPKNSETLIDPKLAERWLPVDIYVGGAEHAVLHLLYARFWHKVLYDIGVVQTKEPFQKLFNQGMILGEGNVKMSKSLGNVINPDDIVHSHGADTLRVYEMFMGPLDASKEWSTNGLDGARKFLDRIWRLFVNEDGTLGSKIGGEAGGPLEKVYNQTVKKVTDDFEHMHNNTAISQMMVFINECYKADRVPTEYAEGFVLLLSPIAPHFAEELWQKLGHDGSITYVAWPEYDEDKLVDDTVEIAVQINGKVRAKIMVAKDITKEELEKEALANEEVRKWIDGKELKKVIAIPGRLVNIVAVG is encoded by the coding sequence ATGAGCTACAATCACCAGGAAATCGAGAAGAAGTGGCAGCATTATTGGGATGAACACGAAACCTTCAAAATGACGGATGACCCGTCGAAACCGAAGTTCTACGCTTTGGATATGTTTCCGTATCCGTCAGGCGCCGGCCTGCACGTCGGCCATCCGCTCGGGTACATCGCAACGGATATCCTGAGCCAGTTCAAGCGGAAGCAGGGCTACAACGTCCTTCATCCGATGGGATGGGATGCGTTCGGTCTGCCTGCGGAGCAGTACGCACTCGACACGGGGAATGATCCGGCTGAATTCACCGCGAAAAATATCGCGACATTCAAACGTCAGATGAACGAACTCGGCTTCTCCTACGACTGGAGCCGGGAGATCAACACGACGGACCCTCAGTATTACAAGTGGACACAGTGGATCTTCATTCAGCTGTATAAGCGCGGTCTTGCCTACATCGATGAAGTCGCGGTCAACTGGTGTCCGGCACTGGGAACGGTCCTTGCGAACGAAGAGGTCATCGATGGGAAGTCGGAGCGCGGCGGACACCCGGTGGAGCGCCGTCCGATGCGCCAATGGGTGCTGCGGATCACGGAATATGCGGATCGTCTGCTGGAGGATCTCGACGATCTCGACTGGCCTGACAGTTTGAAAGATATGCAGCGCAACTGGATCGGCCGGTCGGAAGGTGCGCAGGTGACGTTCGATATCGAGGGAAGTGATCAGTCATTCGATGTGTTCACCACGCGTCCTGACACGATTTTTGGAGCGACGTATGCCGTACTTGCACCAGAGCATAAGCTTGTCGAAAAGATTACATCAGACAGCCAGAAAGAAGCGGTTCAGGCATATCTGGATAAAGTCAAGCTGAAGAGTGACCTGGAACGGACCGATCTTGCAAAAGAGAAGACCGGCGTGTTCACCGGTGCGTATGCCGTGAACCCGGCAAGCGGCGAAAAAATGCCGATCTGGATTGCGGACTACGTACTCGTCTCGTACGGTACAGGCGCCATCATGGCAGTGCCGGCCCACGACGAGCGCGATTATGAGTTCGCGCAGGAGTTCAACCTGCCGATCCGCGAAGTGGTGGCGGGCGGAGATGTCAGCAACGAGGCATACACGGGCGACGGAGATCACGTGAATTCCGGCTTCCTCGACGGTCTTGGAAAAGACGAAGCGATTACGAAATCGATCGAGTGGCTTGAGGGTGCTGGCAAGGGCGAGAAGAAGGTGACATACCGTCTCCGTGACTGGCTGTTCTCCCGTCAGCGCTACTGGGGTGAGCCGATCCCGGTCATCCATTGGGAAGACGGCACGATGACAACGGTGGATGAATCCGAGCTGCCGCTTGAATTGCCGAAAACGACGAATATCCGTCCGAGCGGGACCGGTGAATCCCCGCTCGCCAATATCGATGAGTGGGTCAATGTCGTCGACCCTGAAACCGGCATGAAAGGACGCCGGGAGACGAACACGATGCCGCAATGGGCAGGCAGCTGCTGGTACTACTTGCGCTACATCGATCCGAAAAACAGTGAGACGCTCATCGATCCGAAACTTGCGGAACGCTGGCTGCCGGTCGATATCTATGTCGGCGGTGCGGAACATGCCGTACTCCACTTGCTGTATGCCCGCTTCTGGCACAAAGTGCTGTACGATATCGGTGTCGTCCAGACGAAAGAACCGTTCCAGAAACTGTTCAACCAGGGGATGATCCTCGGGGAAGGCAACGTCAAGATGTCGAAATCCCTCGGCAACGTCATCAACCCGGATGATATCGTCCACTCGCATGGGGCCGATACGCTGCGCGTCTATGAAATGTTCATGGGGCCTCTCGATGCATCGAAAGAATGGTCGACGAACGGTCTCGATGGTGCACGCAAATTCCTCGACCGGATCTGGCGCCTGTTCGTGAACGAAGACGGAACGCTCGGAAGCAAAATCGGCGGGGAAGCGGGCGGTCCGCTTGAGAAAGTGTATAACCAGACCGTGAAGAAAGTGACCGACGACTTTGAGCACATGCATAACAACACCGCGATCTCACAAATGATGGTGTTCATCAATGAATGCTATAAAGCGGATCGCGTGCCGACTGAATATGCAGAAGGATTTGTTTTACTGCTGTCGCCGATCGCTCCTCACTTCGCTGAAGAACTATGGCAGAAACTCGGACATGACGGATCGATCACGTACGTCGCATGGCCTGAATACGATGAGGATAAACTTGTAGACGACACAGTGGAAATCGCTGTGCAGATCAACGGCAAAGTGCGTGCGAAGATCATGGTCGCCAAAGACATCACGAAAGAAGAGCTGGAAAAAGAGGCACTTGCCAATGAAGAAGTCCGTAAATGGATTGACGGCAAAGAACTGAAGAAAGTCATCGCAATTCCGGGACGCCTTGTCAATATTGTGGCAGTCGGGTAA